From a single Artemia franciscana chromosome 9, ASM3288406v1, whole genome shotgun sequence genomic region:
- the LOC136031560 gene encoding uncharacterized protein LOC136031560, translating into MKERFQRKHGKITVLACYSPTNNGDDDTKTEFYAEPSRTLASVSPDYICGLLGDFKGIVRDNTGIWRGTIGHVTPHLLNDNALPPLELYRYHELVVANTYFQRKTIPQYKKYSNDGHMKKNTDYVILSKHWRLSLRNCRSHKSVEHGNADNKLLCIEVQLRLKAQRSETRPTVIDVLKLKELDTKRKYAVEVSNRFKLLQTLTNSEDAWKYFKTQTHEAVQLILGKKRRPKKVWISEETSNVIELRRKARQHGDMMSYRKLNGIHNKLVHLD; encoded by the coding sequence ATGAAAGAACGTTTCCAACGCAAACATGGCAAAATTACGGTTCTAGCGTGTTATTCTCCGACAAACAATGGCGATGATGACACCAAAACCGAATTTTATGCTGAGCCTTCCAGAACACTAGCAAGTGTATCCCCAGACTACATCTGCGGCCTGCTTGGTGACTTCAAGGGAATAGTAAGAGACAACACAGGCATATGGAGAGGCACCATAGGACACGTAACGCCTCATCTCCTTAATGATAATGCTCTGCCCCCACTTGAGCTCTATAGATATCATGAGCTTGTTGTTGCAAACACGTATTTCCAGCGGAAAACCATCCCCCAATACAAAAAGTACAGTAACGATggtcacatgaaaaaaaatactgactATGTTATCCTCTCAAAGCACTGGAGGTTGTCGCTGAGGAATTGCAGATCGCACAAATCAGTCGAGCATGGAAACGCTGACAACAAACTTCTCTGCATTGAAGTTCAGCTTCGCCTGAAAGCCCAACGGTCAGAAACAAGGCCAACAGTTATTGATGTCTTGAAACTGAAGGAGCTAGACACCAAGCGAAAGTACGCCGTCGAGGTATCGAACCGATTCAAGCTACTTCAAACTCTCACGAACAGTGAAGATGCCTGGAAGTACTTCAAGACTCAAACGCATGAAGCCGTGCAACTAATCCTAGGCAAAAAGAGGCGCCCCAAGAAAGTATGgatttcagaagaaacttcgAATGTCATAGAACTAAGGCGAAAGGCTAGACAACATGGTGACATGATGTCCTACAGGAAGCTAAATGGCATCCACAACAAGCTCGTACACCTTGACTGA